In Mycolicibacterium phocaicum, one DNA window encodes the following:
- the pgsA gene encoding CDP-diacylglycerol--glycerol-3-phosphate 3-phosphatidyltransferase, which yields MTGQPDTDPRASRAGVANIANLLTGLRIVLVPVFLAALFAGDGHETRWRITAFVVFAAAVITDRFDGEIARSFDMVTEFGKLADPIADKALIGAALIGLSMLGDLPWWITVVILTRELAVTLLRFAVIRRGVIPASRGGKLKTLVQAVAIGLFVLPLHAWPAPWLTTAWVFMWAAVVLTVLTGIDYAVSAFRRS from the coding sequence ATGACAGGCCAGCCAGATACCGACCCGCGCGCCTCGCGCGCCGGCGTGGCGAACATCGCCAATCTGCTGACCGGCCTGCGCATCGTGCTGGTGCCCGTGTTCCTGGCGGCGCTCTTCGCCGGCGACGGTCACGAAACGCGTTGGCGCATCACTGCTTTCGTCGTGTTCGCGGCTGCCGTCATCACCGACCGGTTCGACGGCGAGATCGCCCGCAGCTTCGACATGGTCACCGAATTCGGCAAGCTGGCCGATCCCATCGCCGACAAGGCCCTGATCGGGGCGGCGCTCATCGGGCTGTCGATGCTGGGCGACCTGCCGTGGTGGATCACCGTGGTCATCCTCACCCGCGAGCTCGCGGTGACGCTGTTGCGCTTCGCGGTCATCCGGCGCGGCGTCATCCCAGCCAGCCGCGGCGGCAAGCTCAAGACGCTCGTGCAGGCCGTGGCCATCGGCCTGTTCGTCCTGCCCCTGCATGCCTGGCCCGCCCCGTGGCTGACCACCGCCTGGGTATTCATGTGGGCCGCGGTCGTGCTGACTGTGCTGACCGGCATCGACTACGCCGTCTCGGCGTTTCGCCGTTCCTGA
- a CDS encoding amino-acid N-acetyltransferase has protein sequence MSDAPKPGTTGLVVRRARTSDVPGIKALVDIYAGKILLEKNLVTLYEAVQEFWVADLDGEIVGCGALHVLWADLGEVRTVAAHPKVRGMGVGHAVVAKLLDVARELQLQRVFVLTFETDFFSRHGFQEIEGTPVTAEVYEEMCRSYDTGVAEFLDLSYVKPNTLGNTRMLVTL, from the coding sequence GTGAGCGACGCACCGAAACCCGGCACCACAGGGCTGGTGGTTCGCCGCGCCCGGACCTCCGACGTGCCGGGAATCAAGGCCCTCGTCGACATCTACGCGGGCAAGATCCTGCTCGAGAAGAACCTGGTCACCCTCTACGAGGCAGTCCAGGAATTCTGGGTGGCCGACCTGGACGGCGAGATCGTCGGCTGCGGCGCGCTGCACGTGCTGTGGGCCGACCTCGGCGAAGTGCGTACCGTCGCGGCCCATCCCAAGGTGCGCGGCATGGGCGTCGGGCACGCGGTGGTCGCCAAACTGCTGGACGTGGCACGCGAACTGCAGCTGCAGCGCGTCTTCGTGTTGACGTTCGAGACCGATTTCTTCAGCCGGCACGGCTTCCAGGAGATCGAGGGCACGCCCGTCACCGCAGAGGTCTACGAGGAGATGTGCCGGTCGTACGACACCGGTGTGGCGGAGTTCCTGGACCTGTCCTACGTCAAGCCGAACACCCTGGGCAACACCCGGATGCTGGTCACGCTGTAG
- a CDS encoding DUF4282 domain-containing protein, producing MVDISRSAATESELDAEVESGGRSWPALTAFTDLGFRKSAAQHVVPLLYGLVIAGAVVLYLAGAVVAFELSAWLGVFWLVLAGPVTCVAIVLVARVVLESLSAFMAMGQQVDELNELVLEIAELMIGVSDKIEVIPTLPSFGRGGRSRRRAAIMDMRDRIVARRNAAADSAD from the coding sequence GTGGTTGACATTTCGCGCAGCGCAGCAACGGAATCGGAGCTCGACGCCGAGGTCGAATCCGGTGGTCGCAGCTGGCCAGCGCTGACGGCGTTCACCGACCTCGGGTTCCGGAAGTCGGCGGCGCAGCACGTGGTTCCGCTGCTGTACGGGCTGGTCATCGCGGGTGCGGTGGTTCTGTATCTCGCAGGCGCCGTGGTGGCGTTCGAGTTGTCCGCATGGCTCGGCGTGTTCTGGCTGGTGCTCGCCGGTCCGGTCACCTGCGTCGCGATCGTGCTGGTGGCGCGCGTGGTCCTGGAGTCGCTGAGCGCGTTCATGGCGATGGGTCAGCAGGTCGACGAGCTGAACGAGCTGGTGCTGGAGATCGCCGAGCTCATGATCGGGGTGTCGGACAAGATCGAGGTGATCCCGACGCTGCCGTCGTTCGGCCGCGGCGGGCGGTCCCGTCGGCGGGCCGCGATCATGGACATGCGGGACCGGATCGTCGCGCGCCGCAATGCCGCGGCCGACAGCGCCGATTAG
- a CDS encoding DNA translocase FtsK translates to MASKTATSSANRAKAGSANRGAAGSGARSSKSGSAKSGRPARPPAPKSPARKPARKPAPHPSPVATAGAAVGRGARAGWLMLAKGAGTTARSVGRARELEPGHRRDGIALALLGVAFLIAASSWFNAARPVGAWIDYGVRTVIGSAVVVLPVLLLALAVTLMRTHPNPDARPRLILGAAMIGLPVLGLWHIWAGAPTAPGERRGAAGFVGFVIGGPLSDGLTVWIATPLLIMGVLFGLLLVTGTTIRELPDTLRYMVSGRLHGEHDEEYDAPAGLVDDFADDFSDGYYDDPTYSRDEPEAWPGSDQTTAAMTRPLGRTPMDNYPVEPAADEAPTTPEPAAKPSRRRKAQNVADPVPTKAKALEKAQDDGLSLDRVIEGDYTLPPLDLLSDGDPPKRVGRDNDRIMSAISEVMEQFKVDATVVGFQRGPTVTRYEIELGPGVRVERFTQLQRNLAYAVANEHIRLLAPIPGKSLVGVEVPNSDREMVRLKDVLNAPSTRKDHHPMVFGIGKDVEGHFISYNLAKMPHLLVAGSTGSGKSSFINSMLVSLLQRATPDEVRMILVDPKMVEFPPYQGIPHLITPVIIDPKKAAAALAWLVEEMEQRYQDMSASGVRHIDDFNKKVRSGEITAPLGSERVYKTYPYILCVVDELADLMMQAPRDVEDAIVRITQKARAAGIHLVLATQQPVVSVVTGLIKANVPSRMAFGVTNATNSRVILDQIGAEKLTGKGDGLFQPSEAPKPIRVQGAFVSDDEIQAVVAFTKQQAQPEFIDGVTVKTVEKREIDSDIGDDMDVFLQAVELVVSSQFGSTSMLQRKLRVGFAKAGRLMDLMETRGIVGPSEGSKAREVLVKPDELAGTLMLIQGGSDANGSMGDDPGF, encoded by the coding sequence ATGGCGAGTAAAACCGCAACGAGCTCAGCTAACCGGGCCAAGGCCGGGTCGGCGAATCGTGGCGCAGCCGGTTCGGGGGCGCGTTCATCGAAGTCAGGCAGTGCAAAGTCGGGCCGGCCGGCACGTCCGCCGGCCCCGAAATCGCCCGCCCGTAAGCCGGCCCGCAAACCCGCACCGCATCCGTCGCCGGTCGCCACGGCCGGCGCCGCGGTGGGCCGTGGCGCCCGCGCCGGCTGGCTGATGCTCGCCAAGGGCGCCGGAACCACCGCCCGCAGCGTCGGCCGCGCCCGCGAACTCGAACCCGGACACCGCCGTGACGGCATCGCGCTGGCGCTGCTCGGCGTCGCCTTCCTCATTGCCGCGAGCTCCTGGTTCAACGCGGCCCGGCCGGTCGGCGCCTGGATCGACTACGGCGTCCGCACCGTCATCGGATCCGCGGTCGTGGTGCTGCCGGTGCTGCTGCTCGCGCTGGCCGTCACGCTGATGCGCACCCATCCGAACCCCGACGCCCGCCCCCGGCTGATCCTCGGCGCCGCCATGATCGGTCTGCCCGTACTGGGCCTGTGGCACATCTGGGCCGGCGCGCCCACCGCGCCGGGGGAGCGCCGCGGCGCCGCCGGCTTCGTCGGCTTCGTCATCGGTGGGCCGCTGTCGGACGGGCTGACCGTCTGGATCGCCACCCCGCTGCTCATCATGGGCGTGCTGTTCGGCCTGCTGCTGGTCACCGGCACGACCATCCGCGAACTGCCGGACACGTTGCGCTACATGGTCTCCGGTCGTCTGCACGGCGAGCACGACGAGGAGTACGACGCGCCCGCCGGCCTGGTCGACGACTTCGCCGATGACTTCTCCGACGGCTACTACGACGACCCCACCTACTCGCGTGACGAACCCGAGGCCTGGCCCGGCTCGGATCAGACCACCGCGGCCATGACGCGGCCGCTGGGCCGCACACCGATGGACAACTACCCGGTCGAGCCCGCCGCCGACGAGGCACCGACCACGCCCGAGCCGGCCGCCAAGCCGTCGCGCCGCCGCAAGGCCCAGAACGTCGCGGACCCGGTGCCCACCAAGGCCAAGGCCCTGGAAAAGGCACAGGACGACGGACTGTCCCTCGACCGCGTCATCGAGGGCGACTACACGTTGCCACCGCTCGACCTGCTGTCCGACGGCGATCCGCCCAAGCGCGTCGGCCGCGACAACGACCGCATCATGTCGGCCATCTCCGAGGTGATGGAGCAGTTCAAGGTCGACGCCACGGTCGTCGGCTTCCAGCGCGGCCCGACCGTCACCCGGTACGAGATCGAGCTCGGACCCGGCGTGCGCGTCGAGCGGTTCACCCAGTTGCAGCGCAACCTCGCCTACGCGGTGGCCAACGAGCACATCCGCCTGCTCGCGCCGATCCCCGGTAAGTCGTTGGTCGGAGTCGAGGTGCCGAACAGTGACCGCGAGATGGTGCGGCTCAAGGACGTGCTGAATGCGCCGAGCACCCGCAAGGACCACCACCCGATGGTGTTCGGCATCGGCAAGGACGTCGAAGGCCACTTCATCAGCTACAACCTGGCCAAGATGCCGCACCTCCTGGTGGCCGGCTCGACCGGTTCGGGTAAGTCGAGCTTCATCAACTCGATGCTGGTGTCGCTGCTGCAGCGCGCGACGCCCGACGAGGTCCGGATGATCCTGGTCGACCCGAAGATGGTGGAATTCCCGCCGTACCAAGGCATTCCGCACCTCATCACGCCCGTGATCATCGACCCGAAGAAGGCCGCCGCCGCGCTGGCCTGGCTGGTCGAGGAGATGGAACAGCGCTACCAGGACATGAGCGCCAGCGGCGTCCGGCACATCGACGACTTCAACAAGAAGGTGCGCTCGGGCGAAATCACCGCGCCGCTGGGCAGCGAGCGGGTCTACAAGACCTACCCGTACATCTTGTGCGTCGTCGACGAGCTGGCCGACCTGATGATGCAGGCGCCGCGCGACGTCGAGGATGCCATCGTCCGCATCACTCAGAAGGCCCGCGCCGCGGGCATCCACCTGGTGCTGGCGACCCAGCAGCCGGTGGTGTCGGTCGTGACCGGTCTGATCAAGGCAAATGTGCCGTCCCGCATGGCATTCGGCGTCACCAACGCGACCAACTCGCGCGTCATCCTCGACCAGATCGGCGCCGAGAAGCTCACCGGTAAGGGTGACGGCCTGTTCCAGCCCTCGGAGGCGCCCAAGCCCATCCGCGTGCAGGGCGCGTTCGTCAGCGACGACGAAATCCAGGCCGTCGTCGCCTTCACCAAGCAGCAGGCGCAGCCCGAGTTCATCGACGGCGTCACGGTCAAGACCGTCGAGAAGCGCGAGATCGACAGCGACATCGGCGACGACATGGACGTCTTCCTGCAGGCCGTCGAGTTGGTCGTGTCGAGCCAGTTCGGGTCGACCTCGATGCTGCAGCGCAAGCTGCGGGTCGGGTTCGCCAAGGCCGGCCGCCTGATGGACCTGATGGAGACCCGCGGCATCGTCGGACCGTCCGAGGGCTCGAAGGCCCGTGAGGTGCTGGTCAAGCCCGATGAGCTCGCCGGCACGCTGATGCTGATCCAGGGCGGCTCGGACGCCAACGGTTCGATGGGCGACGACCCCGGCTTCTGA
- a CDS encoding putative quinol monooxygenase has product MPVVVVATMKAKPESVDLVRTACVEAVDAVHAEPGCELYSLHEADGGTFVFVEQWADADAIKTHSTAPAIGKLFGAIGEHLDGAPDIKMLAPVVAGDPAKGQLRG; this is encoded by the coding sequence ATGCCCGTCGTTGTCGTCGCCACCATGAAGGCCAAGCCCGAGTCCGTCGACCTGGTCCGCACCGCGTGCGTCGAGGCCGTCGACGCCGTCCACGCCGAGCCGGGCTGCGAGCTCTACTCCCTGCACGAGGCCGACGGCGGCACCTTCGTGTTCGTGGAGCAGTGGGCCGACGCCGACGCCATCAAGACCCACAGCACCGCCCCGGCCATCGGCAAGTTGTTCGGCGCCATCGGCGAGCACCTCGACGGTGCGCCCGACATCAAGATGCTCGCCCCGGTGGTCGCCGGCGACCCGGCCAAGGGACAACTCCGTGGGTGA
- a CDS encoding mycofactocin-coupled SDR family oxidoreductase encodes MGELSGKVAFITGAARGQGRAHAVKLSSMGADIIAVDLCDQIASVPYPMATPDDLAATVKLVEDNGARIVASQADVRDRAALKTALKAGVDELGGRLDIVIANAGIAPMAGEDAWQDVIDVNLTGVYNTLDVAMRPMVKAGNGGSIVLISSVAGLVGLSSPMAGSVGYAAAKHGMVGLMRVYANLLASQNIRVNSIHPAGVATPMIDNEFTRKWLSQLTEETKAGPDMTNALPVQVLEAEDIANTVAWLVSDAGRYITGVTLPVDAGFVNKR; translated from the coding sequence GTGGGTGAGCTGAGCGGCAAGGTCGCCTTCATCACCGGCGCGGCGCGCGGCCAGGGCCGCGCGCACGCGGTGAAGCTGTCGTCGATGGGCGCCGACATCATCGCCGTCGACCTGTGCGACCAGATCGCGTCGGTCCCCTACCCCATGGCCACGCCCGACGATCTGGCCGCGACAGTCAAACTGGTCGAGGACAACGGCGCGCGGATCGTCGCCAGTCAGGCCGATGTCCGCGACCGCGCCGCCCTCAAGACCGCGCTCAAGGCCGGCGTCGACGAACTCGGCGGGCGGTTGGACATCGTCATCGCCAACGCCGGGATCGCGCCGATGGCCGGTGAAGACGCCTGGCAGGACGTCATCGACGTCAACCTCACGGGCGTCTACAACACCCTGGACGTGGCGATGCGGCCGATGGTCAAGGCCGGCAACGGCGGATCGATCGTGCTGATCAGTTCGGTGGCCGGACTGGTCGGGCTGTCCTCACCGATGGCCGGTTCCGTGGGCTATGCCGCCGCCAAGCACGGCATGGTCGGCCTGATGCGGGTGTACGCGAACCTGCTTGCCTCGCAGAACATCCGGGTCAACTCGATCCATCCGGCCGGGGTGGCCACCCCGATGATCGACAACGAGTTCACCCGGAAGTGGTTGAGCCAGTTGACCGAAGAGACCAAAGCGGGCCCCGACATGACGAATGCGCTGCCGGTGCAGGTGCTCGAGGCCGAGGACATCGCCAACACCGTGGCGTGGCTGGTGTCGGACGCCGGCCGGTACATCACCGGCGTGACCCTGCCGGTGGACGCCGGCTTCGTCAACAAGCGCTGA
- a CDS encoding ribonuclease J: MGACVTRPDFAPPGPLEPGGLRVTALGGISEIGRNMTVFEHLGRLLIIDCGVLFPTHDEPAVDLILPDIRHIEDRLADIEALVITHAHEDHIGAIPYLLKMRPDIPVVGSRFTLALVAAKCREHRLKPNMQIVAEGQRSTHGVFECEYFAVNHSIPDALAIAVHTGAGTVLHTGDIKLDQLPPDGRPTDLPGMSRLGEQGVDLFLCDSTNAEIPGVSPSESEVGPNLHRLIRGADGRVIVACFASNVDRVQQIIDAAVALGRKVSFVGRSMVRNMGIAKELGFLNVDDDDVIDIGAAELLPADRVVLITTGTQGEPMAALSRMSRGEHRSITLTAGDLIILSSSLIPGNEEAVYGVIDSLAKIGARVVTNQQVRVHVSGHAYAGELLFLYRGVRPRNVMPVHGTWRHLRANAKLAIRTGVPEESVVLAENGVSVDLINGQARIAGAVPVGKVFVDGLVLGDVGDATLGERLTLTSGFIAVTVVISRETGKPVAPVHLHSRGFSEDPKALEPGAEKAQTALENLVSEQVTDPARIAQAVRRAVGKWVGETYRRQPMIVPTVLEV; encoded by the coding sequence ATCGGTGCTTGCGTGACCAGACCCGACTTCGCACCGCCCGGCCCCTTGGAGCCGGGCGGTCTGCGTGTGACGGCCCTCGGTGGCATCAGCGAAATCGGCCGCAACATGACCGTTTTCGAGCACCTCGGCCGACTGCTCATCATCGACTGCGGCGTGCTGTTCCCGACGCACGACGAGCCCGCCGTCGACCTGATCCTGCCGGACATCCGGCACATCGAGGACCGGCTGGCCGATATCGAGGCGCTGGTGATCACCCACGCGCACGAGGACCACATCGGCGCCATTCCGTATCTGCTCAAGATGCGGCCCGACATCCCCGTGGTGGGCTCGCGGTTCACACTGGCCCTGGTGGCCGCCAAGTGCCGCGAGCACCGGCTCAAGCCGAACATGCAGATCGTCGCCGAAGGGCAGCGCAGCACGCACGGCGTGTTCGAGTGCGAGTACTTCGCGGTCAACCACTCGATTCCCGATGCCCTCGCCATCGCCGTGCACACCGGTGCCGGCACGGTGCTGCACACCGGTGACATCAAGCTCGACCAGCTGCCGCCGGACGGCCGGCCCACCGACCTGCCCGGGATGTCCCGGCTCGGCGAACAGGGCGTCGACCTGTTCCTGTGCGACTCGACCAACGCCGAGATTCCCGGGGTCAGCCCCTCCGAGAGCGAGGTCGGCCCCAACCTGCACCGGCTGATCCGCGGCGCGGACGGCCGCGTCATCGTGGCGTGCTTCGCGTCGAACGTCGACCGCGTGCAGCAGATCATCGACGCCGCCGTGGCGCTGGGACGCAAGGTGTCCTTCGTCGGGCGTTCGATGGTCCGCAACATGGGGATCGCCAAGGAACTCGGCTTCCTCAACGTCGACGACGATGACGTCATCGACATCGGCGCGGCCGAACTGCTGCCCGCCGACCGCGTCGTGCTGATCACCACCGGAACCCAGGGCGAGCCCATGGCGGCGCTGTCCCGGATGTCCCGCGGCGAGCATCGCAGTATCACCTTGACGGCCGGCGACCTGATCATCCTGTCCAGCTCGCTGATCCCCGGCAACGAGGAAGCCGTCTACGGCGTGATCGACTCGCTGGCCAAGATCGGCGCCCGCGTCGTCACCAATCAGCAAGTGCGCGTGCATGTTTCGGGCCACGCCTACGCCGGTGAGCTGCTGTTCCTGTACCGCGGGGTGCGGCCGCGCAACGTCATGCCGGTGCACGGCACCTGGCGGCACCTGCGCGCCAACGCCAAACTCGCCATCCGCACCGGGGTTCCGGAGGAGAGCGTCGTGCTCGCTGAGAACGGCGTCAGCGTCGACCTGATCAATGGGCAGGCCCGGATCGCCGGTGCCGTACCGGTCGGCAAGGTGTTCGTCGACGGTCTGGTGCTGGGTGACGTCGGTGACGCCACGTTGGGCGAAAGGCTCACGCTGACTTCGGGTTTCATCGCGGTCACCGTGGTGATCAGCCGCGAGACCGGCAAGCCGGTGGCTCCGGTGCACCTGCACTCGCGCGGCTTCTCCGAGGACCCCAAGGCTCTCGAGCCGGGTGCCGAGAAAGCGCAGACGGCACTGGAAAACCTTGTCTCCGAGCAGGTTACCGACCCGGCGCGCATCGCCCAGGCGGTGCGCCGGGCTGTCGGCAAATGGGTCGGCGAGACCTATCGGCGCCAGCCGATGATCGTGCCGACCGTCCTCGAGGTTTAA
- the dapA gene encoding 4-hydroxy-tetrahydrodipicolinate synthase, with translation MVTPFGPDGSLDLVGAKKVAKYLVDSGCDGLVVSGTTGESPTTTDDEKIALLEAVLEEVGDRARIIAGAGSYDTAHSVHLAKASAAAGAHGLLVVTPYYSKPPQSGLVAHFSAVADATELPNILYDIPPRSAVAIEWDTIRALASHPNIVAVKDAKGDLNGGAAIMAETGLAYYSGDDTLNLPWLAMGAIGFVSVWGHVAAGQLRNMLSAFNSGDIATARKIHVGLSPLGDAQNRLGGVTMSKEALRLLDIDAGDPRLPQVPATADQVAALAADLRAASVLA, from the coding sequence ATGGTGACGCCGTTCGGCCCGGACGGCTCGCTTGATCTGGTTGGTGCCAAGAAGGTAGCCAAATACCTGGTCGATTCCGGCTGCGACGGACTGGTCGTCTCGGGTACGACCGGAGAGTCGCCGACCACCACCGACGACGAGAAGATCGCGCTGCTCGAGGCGGTTCTCGAAGAGGTCGGCGACCGGGCCCGCATCATCGCCGGCGCCGGCAGCTACGACACCGCGCACAGCGTTCACCTCGCCAAGGCCAGTGCCGCCGCCGGCGCGCACGGTCTGCTCGTCGTGACCCCGTACTACTCGAAGCCCCCGCAGTCTGGCCTCGTGGCGCATTTCAGCGCCGTCGCCGACGCCACCGAGCTCCCGAACATTCTCTACGACATCCCGCCGCGGTCGGCGGTGGCGATCGAGTGGGACACCATCCGCGCCCTGGCATCGCACCCGAACATCGTCGCCGTCAAGGACGCCAAGGGCGACCTGAACGGCGGCGCCGCCATCATGGCCGAGACCGGTCTGGCCTACTACTCGGGCGACGACACCCTGAACCTGCCATGGCTCGCCATGGGCGCCATCGGATTCGTCAGCGTCTGGGGCCACGTGGCCGCCGGACAGCTGCGGAACATGTTGTCGGCGTTCAACTCCGGTGACATCGCCACCGCCCGCAAGATCCACGTCGGCCTGAGCCCTCTGGGCGATGCGCAGAACCGGCTCGGCGGCGTCACGATGAGCAAGGAAGCGCTGCGGCTGCTGGACATCGACGCCGGTGACCCGCGGTTGCCGCAGGTTCCGGCCACGGCCGACCAGGTGGCAGCGCTCGCCGCGGACCTGCGCGCAGCATCGGTGCTTGCGTGA
- a CDS encoding histone-like nucleoid-structuring protein Lsr2, whose amino-acid sequence MAERIVVQLVDDINGTEITDDSGERISFSVRGVDYQIDLSAANVAKFEKALAPYLDAATRVGGRRTRTQKVAEPTGRAAKGSTSRGRGKKAAKGASANEQLAAIREWAQASGYDVAARGRIKAEIVEAYHAAN is encoded by the coding sequence GTGGCCGAGCGCATTGTGGTCCAGCTTGTCGATGATATTAACGGCACTGAGATCACCGACGATTCCGGTGAACGGATTAGCTTCTCGGTCCGTGGGGTCGATTACCAGATCGATCTTTCCGCTGCGAACGTGGCGAAATTCGAGAAGGCATTGGCGCCGTATCTGGACGCCGCGACCCGCGTCGGCGGCCGTCGCACCCGCACCCAGAAGGTCGCAGAGCCGACCGGCCGGGCCGCCAAGGGCAGCACCTCGCGCGGTCGCGGCAAGAAGGCCGCCAAGGGCGCGTCCGCCAACGAACAGCTCGCCGCCATCCGCGAGTGGGCGCAGGCCAGCGGCTACGACGTCGCCGCCCGCGGCCGCATCAAGGCCGAAATCGTCGAGGCGTACCACGCGGCTAACTAG